The Ziziphus jujuba cultivar Dongzao chromosome 1, ASM3175591v1 genome segment AGCAGAACAAGTACAAATACAAAACAGAGGTATTTGGGAAGCAAAGCTGGAAAAAGTTTCAAAGTTATAATTAGCATTGATTGGTGTCCCACTAGATATTTTTCAAatgctaattaataataatcacagtattttttttttaaaatagaatttattaattattttttattattattattttatagaattATTGTTCATATATTTCAGAGCTTGAAAGAAGCAGGGCCTTTCGTCAATGTCGTGGGGCTCCAAGGACCAAAAAGTTGAGGTGGTAAGATGGTGACAAAAAAATATGTGGCATGTTGGAGGGTGGTAATGGGTGGGTCctcgattttattttattttttttcccttatttttatttttatttttatttttattttactgtttttACTCTTTTACCGTTCCACCAAAGTTTCCAGCAGCGGTAGATTCCACATACGTGTCTGTTACGCTAATTCTTCTGGAGGGTTCCATTTTGCAGCCATCACGTACATGTTACggtaacaatttatttattaaaattttacatgtcAGTCCATGTAAAtggttaataaattttattttgtttttaatggaAAAGTGGTTAATAAATTACTAGATAATTTATCCCAATACATTatgttaaatgttttttttcttgatctttTGAAATTGTTGTTTGGACcgacacccccccccccccaaaaaaaaaaaaatgttatgtttCATCAATTAGTATCTAAAAAGGTTGGTAAAATATGTTTATTCTATTGTACTTTATGTGGATAAAATTTTTAGTTCCAACTCAGGATTTAAGATACATTATTTGTTCACATGCCTTTTACCTTTTCAAACAATACAAAATAATGTAGTTTCAAACTAACCTTTTGACCTATCCAATCCCTTATAGGAAAATTCTTGTTCAATTACCAAATGTCATATTGTAAGAAAGATCATACAGTAGCTATGTAATCTTCCAATGCTTGAAGATACTTGTATGACATTTTATGTGTTTGACGTTGTTTTACTTTGTCAATTATGGTAGGTGTGAACCATGTCTTGGCAACTGTAGCCTAATACGCTTTTACCACTCTAAGCACAAGCAAATTGAAATTTCAACATTTTGAGATGTAATTATACAAACAAATCATGATTTTTGAATGAAATGAGCTTTCAGATAAATCATAATTCCATGTATGATGTAAAATTGTGGACTAGCCTTGATAATGAAATTCGACAAGATTCATGAATCTCATAGTTTTAGAGTTAAAATTGATTTCTAACTTTTACTAtttgattattaaattttggaaaaaaaaacaaaaaaattacataaaaatttagaaactcCATTAATCGTCATAACAAGAGTAAAAAGGAACAggtcaaattataaatatacttaagaaaacaaaaagaaaaaagaaaaaagaataataatgaaatataacaaatataatatcatagaTTTGAGGCTGTGGTATGCTGGCAAAGGAACCCTGTCCTGTCGGCGTTTCTTCCCAACACTCTCCTTTCTGGGTTGTCAATGCCATTTTCATAATCcacataacattttttttatcaattaaatattatacgtattatttacttattgtttattctgtttaattaatattatttatttgttgcttCCATTTTAGATCTACACGTTGATCAATTAGCCAGGTGTTTGCTGCTTGTTCTCACACGTTGCCGTTTCTGATCTCTTTGAGTTCATATATTACCTGATTTTATGGTAGTTATTTTGAgtcgtcaaaaaaaaaaaaaatcaatctaatttataaaatattaagttaataccctttttgattttataaataactcattactattttttctatttattaattaaatttgaatcaTAAGAAATTATGCACCGAACGCGTAGTCACCGTCTTGCATTGGGATGGGACGGTTTTGAGTTGGACCAATCAGGGAGGGTCCATGTTGACCCACAAGCCGTCCAAGTTAAgtgtatatttataaaaatttaatactaCTAATTTTTAGCTTGTATTATAAATTCATATGCAAGCTCATCAAAGGTATGCTTCATTTAAAATCGtatcatatatatacaagattttgcaattttaggatttaattaattaatagatatagatatataatcacATGTAATGTGAACATTCTTATTCCCAAATTTTAAAGGATTGTTTTCTTTAGATATCGTAGACtttatataatttcatataaaatattgaaaagtgagaaggattaaagatttattaAGTGTTTGACAACTTATGATGAAAAATGATTATTCATTATACTTTTGAAGGCAATTTAGTTTACGTTTGGATAGTTTTAATAttgagccaaaaaaagaaaaaagaaaaaaagtcttaGTTAATcatgtatttataaattatgtttcAATCAGAAAATGCTAAAGAATAGTGAAATTAATGAGATTATGTGCTTACCATAATCAAttggaaatattttttaaaaagtcaaaaaatatatatcaaaaacaaatatttgagtttttttttttttaagaacaaaaataataataaaataaaacaatcttAATATAAGCGGGATATATGACTTCATAAGTTTAAAAGGTTTACCATTAGACTAATTTCGCATGAtttaatatatctattttaattgaaaatgattACACAGCCTATATTGTCTTCAACTATAACAATTCACTCAATTTAACCAAtgcatacaaaaataataaataaaaattctctaAAATTTGAAATCTAGTATGGGTTTTCTtcgtttacattttttttttttttttttggggaagatGATAatgaatcattttttatttttgaataagatAATTCGtcaataataattaagtaaaaaaaaaaaaagaaaagaaagaaattgaagtttctgtatacatatatatatattccaaattgaaagaaaaataaataaataaaaaaagaaaagagattaATTTAATGATTGTTTAGTTTGTGAAATAATGAGGGAACTAGGTAAGGCACATGGTGGGAATTGGGAAATGGGAAGGACGCAGATTTGTTGTGTTTTGTTGTATAAAGCGAAAATTCAGGCCGAGGCTGGAATCAGTGTGGGCGTTAATTGGGCCTTTGTTTGTTGTCGGCTGTCAAAGGCCCTTTCCTTTCACATTCCAGCTGGcatttttttcttactttatttttcatttatttgactactccttcaatctttttttaataatcctcAGTGGGCCCCACACATTGCTTTCTTTGCCACGTGGACCCTTCATCACCACCCGTTCCCACCAATCATCCTTCCATGACTTGATACAGATACAGTGACACTGATCTTTTttggactttttctttttcttttttaattttttttaatttttctgtatttttgttCAAGATTTTATTTCACTACATTACCAAATTGGGACTCGAAGTCCTATTCCTATCCCTATTCCTCCCAAACAGGATAGAATGTATATTATATGTGTTTTGTATCTTTTCTATCCTACCCAcatttggttttttctcttttaccaaaaatgttatgtatatgtatatatatttgtttttttctctttcaattcAAGATTAGATTACCATATATGAACTGCAGAGAAaacgaccaaaaaaaaatgcTTGCGTTTTGACCGTTTCCCTATTACAGACATAAGAGCCAAAATGGAATGatctaataatttataaaagggCTAAATAATGAATATATTTACCCTCATTggccattatatttttattttcatcttatcatgtaaaatttaaatgctATATTGCCATCTAAATTActattttcttgttactttaGTACAATTCTTCATTTGTTTTTCCATTGAATATGGGTAAAATTAAGCTATGAATatcagttaaaaataaaataaaataaaataattttccaatagAATTAGATTAATTATGTATGATTAATGTCATGaaattcatttatcaaaataattatttggattatcgtaataaaaataataatttggatggtaataatataatttttaaagctTACATGGTAAAATACAAAACGTATAATAGTTTAagagattaaaaaatatttaaccttttataaaatatgtgaaTTAAATCTTTCCGAAGCCATAATAGAATCTATATTTAAACGTAAGGAAAAGGATTTAGTCACCGTCCCAGCTTACaattacaaaacaaacaaactagcaaataaaatattgcaaaaaaataataataataaaaaaagcgaaaaaaaaaaagaaaaaaggtaaacAGACAAAAggggtaggaaaaaaaaaaaaaaaattgttgttgtCAAGGTTCCTGTGTGGGCTGCAGAATGGGCCTTATACATGTTCTACATACACCATGTTAAAATCTCtttaaacactttttttttttttttcataaaaacatTACCATCGAGGTCTAGTTTGACTTTGTAATTTTATCTTTAACGATgacttttatggttttttttattttttatttttctttctcaatgACTTTTATGGTTAATGATGATTTTGTTTTGACACGCTACCAACTACCAATAGATAATCATATagctttcaaaattttgtagCTAATAGCGACAAATATCGTTAATAGATCATAAATGATCACTTTTGCATTTTACCTCTGGCGAGGGTAAATCGTCCACCAAATTCCCCTGCCATTTTTCAATGCGCAAAGTCTTGTAAATGAAAAAGACACAAATTGACCGAAGCCTAATACACACAAAAACATGAACAAAATCCACCTAAAATAATTCCATTTAGATTGGCATTTCTACATGTGTAGAGACAAAAGTGATATACTTTCAACTTTGTATACATACTTCACCCCAATATATTATCCTAGTTGGCACTCTTTTTGACAAACATGTATGAAAATTGGACCTTCTACTTTGTTTTGGTTTTGTCATATAAACCTCCTTcttaaaattaatgttttttaagCAATATAAACATAGCCTCCCGATATCCCATAtctaaaaaaccataaaagacCAAAactacaaagaaagaaaaaaagtctaGAAAGTTATTAACGAATGGAAGATATATTGAATTTGACCCAACACCTAAaacctatctttttttttttttttttttgtatttttgtattttttatgaaagaCCTAAAACCTATCATTAGTAATGTGTCATtcggaaaaaaaggaaaaattagaaaaaaccaAAGTAACAAAGTAAGAAAAGATCTAGAAAGTTATAATGAATGAAAGATCTCTTGAAATTGACAAGGCTAATATTTGTTAACTCTAAACTCTTCTATTTACTGTACTTTCaggttccttttttttctttaaaatgtagAATTGGACTAAACTTTAATCTTTCAGTACTACATTCTACATGGGCATCCGAACGTTAAAATGGGCTCATTACCTACACTGTATACGTGGAGCAATTGtaaaacttttttaataataataaaaatgctaTACTCATCCAATTAGGCATATACATTAAAATCCTATATATTATACAACAAAAAAACTAGCTgtgttatttgtttatttttttttcatttttttttgataaataaaattaaattaaacaccaaaaaaaTGGATAAAGGGATGTGTATTACATTCTACAAGTCCAACCATTCTTAAAAACATTAGATTTACTAAAAGAACCAGTAATTACAACTAGACCGGCCCAACTAATGTTGGATATTTGGGCCAACTAAAATGGCCCGGAGAAGGGGACTGAGAGCTTTGATTAGGGTGGCTAGGGTTTTTGTTGGGGTATATTAGGATGGGGAGAGGAGAAGGAATATCTGTTTGAAGCTTGAGAGAGGCGCCGTTTGGGGACGATTCCATTTTCGGCGGGTTTACTGGTAGTAGATATTCTTCGGAGCTCACGAATCCAATAtggttagtttttatttttttcttttttcttgccaTTGGTTTTTCTGAATGCTAGAGTTGGTGTAGGTTTAGGAGTTATGTTTTGTAGGCGTGGTGAGAACTGTACAAAATTAGATATGGACTTTCGAAGATTAGTTGATGGGTTTTGTAATGTCTATCGAAATATGAAAAACCCAGAATTTTTTGAACATATGAATTTTTAGAATAGCATGATTAATgtagtaccttttttttttaattttttttcgatTAAATTCCTTTTGCCTGCTAATAGTAACTAGAACTATTTCACTGTCTAGGAACCTTGGTGAACTAGAATATGTTTTTATGTTCTatcacttatttttttttttccccagttGTACATTCTTAAGAACATTTTATTCGATGCCAATCAGATCGAGCCGCCTTTCTTCTTGGATGTAATTATCGCCTTAATTTCGAAACATAATGATTAAGGATTTTCAGTAACTCAAGTGAGACTACACCACCtttctttttaacaaatatcAAAACTAAAAGAATGTCATTTACATCCCTTGGAATTAGGCATgagatgaagaaaaaaattacatataaacaGAGTTGTCCGTTAAGTATCTTAGAGTTACAACAACTGCAGAACAGCAGAGGATGATTAATTTTCTACTAATATGTAattaagttcttcaaagttcTTAGAAAACTCTGCTAAATGTAAGCGTCAACTGAGAGAAGTACAGTAGCACATTAAGGTTGTTTCCATCAATTTTCCTCTAAATTTTCTGCACTATCTTTTGACTCTctatcttttaataataaataaaaaaaaaataccctaCTCACTCATGAAACcctaaaccataaaaataccctACCTATTTACGTAAATTTTGTGTTACGAGATTTGAACTTGCTAACTAAACACTTTGGAAATAATCTGAAGGTAtaagatttaattatttactctATTTTATGGCAGGCGCGAGGGTTGAAGAAGCATCTTAAGAGGCTAAATGCCCCCAAGCATTGGATGCTGGACAAACTTGGTGGTGCATTCGTAAGTTGTTTCTACTacttggtttctctctctagatatGATGCTTATTGTTTTTGCATCTTATACCAATAAATTTGAAGGCATCCCTCTCAGTTATTAGTATTGGTAGagatattaatttattacttgtataaattttcttatttaggCTCCCAAACCTTCATCTGGACCTCACAAATCCAGGGAATGCCTGCCTTTGATCCTTGTCTTGCGTAACCGATTGAAATATGCCCTTACATACCGTGAAGTGATTGCAATTTTGATGCAAAGGCATGTTCTGGTTGATGGCAAGGTTAGGACAGATAAGACGTATCCCTCTGGTTTCATGGGTATGCTCATATAATCCTTTTGCATTTATCATTGATTCACTGCTCTTAATTTCTTTGATTtctattgtaattttattctacAATTTAGTGGATTTGGCACAGAAAAATTCTCATGGAGAATTGGTCCTGGATTGtatgttggaaaataatatgaTGAATCACATTGTCCAATTACAAAATTTGGATCTTATTATATCATATAGTATGTTGCTTGTGTGCTTGGAtgaagttatttttattataaatgcaTTTTGTTTTGTTCCATAACGTGAGTGTTTCTGTTTGATTGTTAGGCATGCAGAATTTATAATGTTTGTGGCAATACTGGCTGTTATATTTCATTCTGTTTAGTGTTTTTTTCCCtagaaaattttgtttgaaataatGTCTTATAAGTTTTTATCATTGTATGAAATGTTGTTTGTGCTTGAACAATTTATTTCTGATTTGACACATCTTGTTTGCCTGTTTGATTGTTTGGAATGCTAAGTTGTAATATTCCTTGAAAGTGGGCTGTTTACTTATTAGGTTGGTTTTGCGTAGTTCTTTTGGCATAAAAGTCTTTTGTTCTATGTATTTTTGGGTTGGAATGTCAATATTTGAAATCTACATTGTGTAATCCTTTGCAGATGTTGTTTCAATCCCTAAGACAAATGAGAACTTTCGTCTTCTTTATGATACCAAGGGCCGTTTCCGTCTCCACTCAATCAGAGATGAAGAGGCTAAGGTCATTACCATATCCTcttaaattgttatatttatggCGTTATTTCTCTTTTGGTATAAGTGGTACTAATTCATTTGAAtgattaagtattattttttagatataaaaGACATGCTGTTATATCATTTGTTGAAAGGAGCAATTACACAATTTTTGAAAGGAGCAgtggcatatatatatgtatttgtacgATCCATTGTGaaaactgaaaaatctttctGATAAAAATTGTACAAAGCTGCCTCTGAGGAATCTGCTGGGCGAAGCTGTGTTCTTTTACTTATGTTCTGTGTTCATTAATTTCCATGGAGTTTTTTAAACTATTGATGTTAGGAATTCAATGTTCAGCAACAAGATTGTGAATCAGTTTTAAAATTAGTTTGTTGAGGATAAGTtctgatttttaaatttgtatgtgTTTGCAGTTCAAGCTCTGCAAAGTTCGTTCTGTGCAATTTGGGCAGAAAGGCATTCCGTATTTGAACACCTATGATGGGCGAACTATCCGCTATCCAGACCCTCTAATTAAGGCCAATGACACAATAAAACTAGACTTGGAAATGAACAAGATAGTGGACTTCATCAAGTTCGATGTCGGGAATGTGGTCATGGTGACTGGTGGGAGGAACAGGGGGCGAGTTGGTGTTATTAAGAATAGAGAGAAACACAAGGGTACCTTTGAGACAATTCATGTTCAGGATGCCACTGGTCATGAATTTGCAACCCGGTTGAGCAATGTTTTCACTATTGGAAAGGGAACCAAGCCATGGGTATCCCTTCCCAAGGGTAAAGGTATCAAGCTTTCCATCATCGAAGAAGCAAGGAAGAGGCTTGCAGCCCAAGCTGCCTCGACAGCTTGAGTGGTTATGGTATAAACAGTTTTTGAGAGTTAATGGAATTTAGTTTTGACATATTAGCTATGCAATTTATGTTTCAAACTTTTGAGTCGACACATTCCTTGCGAGCACAATCTATCTGGTTATTTGAAAGTGAATTATTTCttcctttatttgatttttgtggTGGTTAATTAGATCATGCCACTTTGGCATGTTgcaaaatttaacattttgttGAATCTCATGTCTTGGCCTTCTAAGCTTGAAAAAAAAGCTTGTTATTTCATCGCTTTGACTTTGACTTTCAGATTTTAGTTTTTCTTGAAACTGAATACATAAACTTCAATTAATGTAAAGCTTTAGCAGCCAAACAATTGAAGCATAACCTAATATTGAACACGTCTTTATTCTTCTTGTTACACTGAATTCACATCAACCTGTATGCTTACCATAAAACCATGGGAGTTGAAGGCATTTGGCCCGGCCCTGGAGTAACATGAGAgagatttttttaacaattccaACTTAACTCTATACAGtcctataaaaaataattgtaccAAATTATTCatatctttgtttttattttcaattaaggtTAGGGGTTTTCGTTTCCTGGTGTGAGTCTGTCAGAGATGCATGCAACGCTAAACTATGAATGAACATGGGATGGTCTAAGTGATGTTCACACATGTGCATTCTCCAACCAACAACGCGCTCTCTGCAACTTAAATTCTCATAGCAATATTTTCAGAATCTCAAGCTCCTTCATAGGCATTTGAGCTTGGCCAAGTGCCTCCATTGAATGAGGAATCCAAATCCAAGCCCATTAGCAGGAAAGATGCGAAGAAGGAATCCGCTAAACAAGAAGCTGTCTTAGCTGCGGCGGCATCATTGATATCCATGGATGAGGAGGATCCGCTCACCGGCAACTATGGTGATGCATCCTCTCGGAGCTTGAATCAATGAGTGAGGATGGAATTAGATGGACAAAGGTTGGATTGCTTACATTTGCATTGAATGGCAAATCCGTATTGATGAGCGAGTGAGCATAGACAATCAAAGTTGTGGAAAAGAACATGGCCTTATGGTTGTCTGACAGAAAAGTTTCACCGTGCAATATTGGCTGCTTGGTTACAGGGAAGGTGAAGGAAAACGAGAAATCAATTCTatagttttaaataatttaaaattaaaagatatcaaaacggtaatttagaaaattaaaatagtgTGAACTGTATTGAGTTGTTTTGATATTGCAATTAAAAATTCTGGTAACTTTATCATATAATTTGGTCGCCCATGGTTTGATGATAGATTTGCCAAATTACTATTTCTTGCCTAAGAAGATAAAGTTAAAAACTTTTTGGAGATAcaagggaaaattaaaaaaaaagaagaaaaatttggAAGGCGTTTAGCTTGCAATGTGTAAAGAGAaactaagaataaaaaaaaattgtacaaaaaatgacaaaaagggAATAAATTTTTAATGCTTTCTTTGGtggaattcaaatttcaaaagggGGATGTAATCTTGATTGAAAACATCTTGCTTCTTCCATTTCATTTTGGTGCTACCTGCTCCCTCCCGTTGTATCTGTGATGGTTGAACACCATCTTAAAGAGTGACCGATCTATTAACTAAATTTGAACACCTCCACCTAAACTGGCAATGATTTTCATTATGCCCTTTTTAAGTTGCCAACAGTTGCAGAACTGCTGGCATGCTATCATTATGTTTGCCCTTCCCATTTATCTATTTTTCAC includes the following:
- the LOC107404727 gene encoding small ribosomal subunit protein eS4z — encoded protein: MARGLKKHLKRLNAPKHWMLDKLGGAFAPKPSSGPHKSRECLPLILVLRNRLKYALTYREVIAILMQRHVLVDGKVRTDKTYPSGFMDVVSIPKTNENFRLLYDTKGRFRLHSIRDEEAKFKLCKVRSVQFGQKGIPYLNTYDGRTIRYPDPLIKANDTIKLDLEMNKIVDFIKFDVGNVVMVTGGRNRGRVGVIKNREKHKGTFETIHVQDATGHEFATRLSNVFTIGKGTKPWVSLPKGKGIKLSIIEEARKRLAAQAASTA